One Hermetia illucens chromosome 4, iHerIll2.2.curated.20191125, whole genome shotgun sequence DNA segment encodes these proteins:
- the LOC119654396 gene encoding uncharacterized protein LOC119654396 has translation MSSRSLLHANPSLGHRYYDLFRSQKFVDCSFTVEQTNIKCHKLILSAASPVFEAMFYGPMSEKHSVEILDISTETFRLMIEYIYTNEVDFTKETIENSIELYYSAEKYILTDLVALCLAAIQKKLRFQNILPTIDLSFHMDLQPLLQLCITFFNKCCLNGYQFMNSLKSNYYHVTKNCLKLMVKLSTPCNQLNCFIREWCHQECKRLGLSEIDYKLVFNDLELTELMQFSDRQKALGGEHNALERSKTHLLHECNHIERVYYKACRPLMISEAQSQISFTLKTDRFISLLGLVINSRLMPRNLSEHNQDQVYFESIDIEIQSEGELIYRGSIVDQKTQYNCDLNIMLDRNIILSSNDEYCIKLFWGRQAFGAEYPCSIQSNVVNGVTFLDHHTSMDCNGSIVKGIKYLNIV, from the coding sequence ATGTCTTCAAGATCACTTTTACATGCAAATCCGAGTCTGGGGCATCGCTATTATGATTTATTTCGTTCGCAGAAATTCGTGGACTGTTCATTTACAGTCGAGCAAACCAATATAAAATGCCATAAATTAATTCTATCGGCAGCCAGTCCGGTGTTTGAAGCCATGTTCTACGGCCCCATGTCAGAGAAGCACTCTGTCGAGATCCTAGATATAAGCACGGAAACATTTCGCCTCATGATTGAATATATTTACACGAATGAGGTCGACTTCACGAAAGAGACCATCGAGAATAGCATTGAGCTATATTATAGTGCCGAGAAGTATATTCTAACTGATCTAGTGGCTCTCTGTTTGGCTGCCATACAGAAGAAGCTCCGGTTCCAAAATATTCTGCCCACAATCGATTTGAGCTTCCATATGGATCTGCAGCCCTTACTTCAGCTTTGCATCACATTTTTCAATAAGTGCTGTTTGAATGGTTATCAGTTTATGAACTCGTTGAAATCTAATTACTACCACGTGACTAAGAATTGCCTGAAACTCATGGTGAAGCTGAGCACGCCGTGTAATCAATTGAATTGCTTTATAAGAGAATGGTGTCATCAGGAGTGCAAGAGGCTAGGATTGAGTGAAATTGATTATAAACTAGTGTTCAACGATCTCGAACTCACGGAGCTAATGCAATTTAGTGATAGACAAAAAGCCTTGGGTGGCGAACACAATGCATTGGAACGATCAAAAACGCACCTTTTACATGAGTGCAACCACATAGAACGTGTCTACTACAAAGCTTGTCGCCCGCTTATGATCTCAGAAGCCCAGTCGCAGATAAGTTTCACATTGAAAACAGATCGCTTCATATCGTTGCTGGGACTTGTAATTAATAGCCGGCTGATGCCTAGAAACCTAAGCGAGCACAATCAAGATCAAGTCTATTTTGAGTCAATTGACATTGAAATCCAATCGGAAGGTGAACTTATTTACCGAGGAAGTATCGTCGACCAAAAAACACAGTACAATTGCGACCTGAATATCATGCTCGACCGGAACATAATTTTATCATCAAACGATGAATACTGCATCAAACTGTTCTGGGGCAGGCAAGCCTTTGGAGCTGAATATCCTTGCAGTATACAATCTAACGTTGTTAATGGGGTTACATTTTTGGATCACCACACGTCAATGGACTGCAACGGAAGCATCGTTAAaggaataaaatatttaaatatagtTTAA